Proteins encoded within one genomic window of Streptomyces taklimakanensis:
- a CDS encoding putative bifunctional diguanylate cyclase/phosphodiesterase codes for MILRETDFPRFPRAPRAARRRDETGSKGPRTLPRLTLAALCGAYAVGAALGWGSETVALFMGDFGLSIAAFVAAASCFHYARTHPGTPFRPAWALFAVSSAMAGSGNAVWGWYEVVLGRPVPSPSLADFCFLLFAPPAIVGLLVLAKRPVSRAGWVCLALDAWLIGGSLLTLSWSLALDHPSYWQGESVSRVALSLAYPLMDIVLISMVLVLHFRRSSAHRSAVNTVIGALTLTVLCDALFSSPLLREHYSSGQLLDAGWFAGSLLLAYAPWVGAGEGGARRPSARQPVPANGAMTGSLTALTPYLAAAVCTLGILYNVRDGGSIDRVVLLTGCTVVLALVVRQGIMLVDNIHLTQELAQKENHFRSLVQGSSDVIMIASPAGMLRYVSPAAAGVYGREPDRLVGSELASLIHPEDLGRVLHEVRRFLAARPDEEPSTRIECRIRHASGRWLNVESTVNRYQSGLIFNSRDVTERVRLQAQLQHNASHDPLTDLPNRALFTDRVRQALGGRRRGDTAAGHTAVLYIDLDGFKAVNDTIGHQAGDELLVQAARRLQESVRSGDTAARLGGDEFAALIVGDDRCDRAEREYRVLEIAERLRAALSRPYRVEGGEVRVAASIGVAFAEPGVTPAVLMRHADLAMYRAKQAGKNRVELYAPRQQAEAVRRAELTTDRLRGAPVEGEFALLHQPVVELSSGRITSVAAQARRHPVPGVLLPSGDPEQVPAVEPSGGDEPGGTGQQRLLARAIEQAAERHRAGFSVPVSVRLDARRLTGRSTTPAAVESLLSRHGLPPEALVVEVAGCDAQVSLDELELWVTALRRMGVGIALAGFGGAQAGLVVLGRLPADVLRLDRSLVDGVLESPKVRKITSGLLRIAGDLGMASVAEGVERPEQAAVLRAMGCTHAQGPVFCKPLEEHRLRRAMARGRYPVPYGEQRATVGGRSVVVAGSLPLRGSGAAGTEPLPHPPVRPNTETSVPPT; via the coding sequence ATGATCCTCCGGGAGACGGATTTCCCGCGGTTCCCCAGGGCGCCCCGCGCGGCGCGGCGGCGCGACGAGACGGGGTCGAAGGGCCCGAGGACACTTCCCAGGCTCACCCTCGCCGCGCTCTGCGGGGCCTACGCGGTGGGGGCGGCGCTCGGCTGGGGCTCGGAGACGGTGGCCCTCTTCATGGGCGACTTCGGACTGAGCATCGCGGCCTTCGTGGCCGCGGCGTCCTGCTTCCACTACGCCCGCACCCACCCCGGCACCCCGTTCCGTCCCGCCTGGGCGCTCTTCGCCGTCTCCTCGGCGATGGCCGGGTCGGGGAACGCGGTGTGGGGGTGGTACGAGGTCGTGCTCGGCCGTCCCGTGCCCAGCCCCTCGCTCGCCGACTTCTGCTTCCTGCTCTTCGCGCCCCCCGCGATCGTCGGACTGCTCGTGCTCGCCAAGCGGCCGGTCAGTCGGGCGGGCTGGGTCTGCCTGGCCCTCGACGCCTGGCTGATCGGCGGCTCGCTGCTGACCCTCTCCTGGAGCCTGGCGCTCGACCACCCCTCGTACTGGCAGGGCGAGTCGGTGTCCCGGGTGGCGCTCTCCCTGGCCTACCCACTGATGGACATCGTCCTGATCAGCATGGTCCTCGTCCTGCACTTCCGGCGCTCGTCCGCCCACCGCTCCGCCGTCAACACCGTCATCGGCGCCCTCACCCTGACGGTGTTGTGCGACGCCCTGTTCTCCTCGCCCCTGTTGCGGGAGCACTACTCGTCGGGCCAGCTGCTCGACGCGGGCTGGTTCGCCGGATCCCTGTTGTTGGCGTACGCGCCCTGGGTCGGCGCCGGCGAGGGAGGGGCCCGGCGCCCCTCCGCCCGGCAGCCCGTCCCGGCGAACGGTGCCATGACCGGGTCGCTGACCGCTCTCACGCCGTACCTGGCGGCCGCCGTGTGCACCCTGGGGATCCTCTACAACGTCCGCGACGGTGGGAGCATCGACCGGGTGGTGCTGTTGACCGGGTGCACCGTCGTGCTGGCCCTGGTGGTGCGCCAGGGGATCATGCTGGTGGACAACATCCACCTCACCCAGGAACTGGCCCAGAAGGAGAACCACTTCCGTTCCCTGGTACAGGGCTCCAGCGACGTCATCATGATCGCCTCCCCGGCCGGGATGCTGCGCTACGTCTCACCGGCCGCCGCGGGCGTCTACGGACGGGAACCGGACAGACTGGTCGGTTCCGAACTCGCCTCCCTGATCCATCCCGAGGACCTCGGTCGGGTCCTGCACGAGGTGCGCCGCTTCCTGGCCGCCCGACCCGACGAGGAGCCCTCCACCCGCATCGAGTGCCGCATCCGACACGCCTCGGGCCGATGGCTCAACGTCGAGTCCACCGTCAACCGCTACCAGAGCGGACTGATCTTCAACAGCCGCGACGTCACCGAGCGGGTGCGGCTCCAGGCCCAACTCCAGCACAACGCCTCCCACGATCCGTTGACCGACCTGCCCAACCGCGCCTTGTTCACCGATCGGGTCCGGCAGGCGCTGGGCGGACGGCGGCGGGGCGACACCGCGGCGGGCCACACGGCGGTGCTCTACATCGACCTCGACGGCTTCAAGGCCGTCAACGACACCATCGGCCATCAGGCGGGCGACGAACTCCTGGTCCAGGCGGCCCGCCGGCTCCAGGAGTCCGTACGGTCGGGGGACACCGCGGCCCGGCTGGGAGGCGACGAGTTCGCCGCGCTCATCGTGGGCGACGATCGGTGCGACCGGGCCGAGCGCGAGTACCGCGTACTGGAGATCGCCGAGCGGCTGCGCGCGGCCCTCTCCCGGCCGTACCGCGTCGAGGGGGGCGAGGTGCGGGTCGCCGCGTCCATCGGGGTGGCCTTCGCCGAGCCCGGGGTGACCCCGGCCGTCCTGATGCGCCACGCCGACCTGGCCATGTACCGCGCCAAGCAGGCCGGCAAGAACCGGGTCGAGCTGTACGCGCCCCGGCAGCAGGCCGAGGCGGTCCGCCGCGCCGAGTTGACCACCGACCGGCTGCGCGGCGCGCCGGTCGAGGGAGAGTTCGCCCTGCTCCACCAGCCCGTGGTCGAACTCTCCAGCGGCCGGATCACCTCGGTCGCCGCCCAGGCCCGTAGACACCCCGTCCCCGGTGTACTCCTCCCCTCCGGCGATCCCGAGCAGGTTCCCGCGGTCGAGCCCTCCGGCGGGGACGAGCCCGGCGGGACGGGGCAGCAGCGACTGTTGGCCAGGGCCATCGAACAGGCCGCCGAACGCCACCGTGCGGGCTTCTCCGTGCCGGTGTCCGTACGGCTTGACGCGCGTCGTCTCACGGGCCGCTCCACGACTCCGGCCGCCGTCGAGTCCCTGCTGTCCCGGCACGGACTGCCGCCCGAGGCCCTCGTCGTGGAGGTGGCGGGCTGTGACGCCCAGGTCTCCCTCGACGAGTTGGAGCTGTGGGTCACGGCGCTGCGCAGGATGGGCGTGGGGATCGCGCTGGCCGGCTTCGGCGGCGCCCAGGCCGGTCTCGTCGTGCTCGGCAGGCTCCCCGCCGATGTGCTCAGACTGGACCGCTCCCTGGTCGACGGGGTGCTGGAGTCACCCAAGGTGCGCAAAATCACGTCCGGACTGCTCCGGATCGCCGGCGACCTCGGCATGGCCTCCGTGGCGGAGGGGGTGGAACGTCCCGAACAGGCGGCCGTCCTGCGCGCGATGGGGTGCACTCACGCGCAGGGGCCGGTCTTCTGCAAACCCCTGGAAGAGCACAGGCTGCGCCGCGCCATGGCCCGCGGGCGCTACCCCGTCCCCTACGGCGAGCAGCGCGCCACGGTCGGTGGCCGTTCGGTCGTGGTCGCGGGCTCGCTGCCCCTGCGCGGGAGCGGAGCGGCCGGGACGGAGCCGTTGCCGCACCCCCCGGTACGCCCAAATACTGAGACGTCCGTCCCACCCACTTGA
- a CDS encoding aldo/keto reductase, translating into MERRRIGATALEVGAIGLGCMPMSWAYTTSEQDGESSLRTVHTALDRGVTLLDTADMYGPFTNELLLGRVLRRRRADAFVSTKCGLLVGEQHIVANGRPGYVKRACDASLRRLQTDVIDLYQLHRADPEVPVEETWGAMAELVAAGKVRALGLCAVGARARRRGTGTSLYDETIRQLERVQQVFPVGCVQAELSVWSPEALTSLLPWCEARGIGFLAAMPLGNGFLTGTLTPGGGFEPDDVRARHPRFTAEMMAANQPIVAGLRRVARRHGDATPAQVALAWLLAQGRHVVPVPGTKKERWAAQNAAAAQLELTADDLAEIASLPPARGSWD; encoded by the coding sequence GTGGAGCGCAGGAGGATCGGTGCGACGGCGCTGGAGGTGGGCGCCATCGGGCTCGGCTGCATGCCCATGAGCTGGGCCTACACCACGTCCGAGCAGGATGGCGAGTCCTCGCTGCGCACGGTGCACACCGCGCTCGACCGGGGCGTGACGCTCCTGGACACCGCCGACATGTACGGCCCGTTCACCAACGAGCTGCTGCTGGGCCGGGTGCTCCGGCGACGCCGCGCGGACGCCTTCGTCTCCACCAAGTGCGGACTGTTGGTCGGGGAACAGCACATCGTGGCCAACGGACGCCCCGGCTATGTCAAACGGGCCTGCGACGCCTCGCTGCGCAGGCTGCAGACCGACGTGATCGACCTCTACCAACTCCACCGCGCCGACCCGGAGGTGCCCGTCGAGGAGACCTGGGGCGCGATGGCCGAGCTGGTGGCGGCCGGCAAGGTGCGCGCGCTGGGACTGTGCGCGGTCGGCGCACGGGCACGGCGGAGAGGCACCGGCACGTCCCTGTACGACGAAACGATCCGGCAACTCGAACGGGTACAACAGGTCTTCCCGGTCGGTTGTGTCCAGGCCGAGCTGTCGGTCTGGTCCCCGGAGGCCCTCACCTCGCTGCTGCCGTGGTGCGAGGCGCGCGGGATCGGCTTCCTGGCCGCGATGCCGCTGGGCAACGGTTTCCTGACCGGCACCCTCACCCCGGGAGGCGGCTTCGAGCCCGACGACGTACGGGCCCGCCACCCCCGGTTCACCGCCGAGATGATGGCCGCCAACCAACCGATCGTCGCCGGGCTGCGGCGCGTCGCCCGGCGGCACGGCGACGCCACCCCGGCCCAGGTCGCCCTGGCCTGGCTGCTGGCACAGGGACGGCACGTGGTACCGGTTCCGGGCACCAAGAAGGAACGTTGGGCGGCACAGAACGCGGCGGCGGCGCAGCTGGAGCTCACCGCGGACGACCTGGCGGAGATCGCCTCGCTGCCCCCGGCCCGGGGTTCGTGGGACTGA
- a CDS encoding acetolactate synthase large subunit has product MTEQATGAPRPQPRTRTGGAQPQPATVEHVTGAQSLIRSLEEVGADTVFGIPGGAILPAYDPMMDSSRVRHVLVRHEQGAGHAATGYAQATGRVGVCMATSGPGATNLVTPIADAHMDSVPLVAITGQVASGSIGTDAFQEADICGITMPVTKHNYLVTDPAEIPRVIAEAFHIASTGRPGPVLVDIAKDALQARTTFSWPPAHELPGYRPVTKPHAKQIREAARLITEAARPVLYVGGGVLKAGATTELKVLAELTGAPVTTTLMALGAFPDSHPQHLGMPGMHGTVAAVTALQKADLIVALGARFDDRVTGRLDSFAPYAKVVHADIDPAEIGKNRAADVPIVGDAREVIADLVVAVRAEHEAGNVGDHTEWWRQLDRWRETYPLGYDLPEDGSLSPQQVIERIGALAPEGTVFAAGVGQHQMWAAHFIHYERPATWLNSGGLGTMGYAVPAALGAKAGVPDRTVWAIDGDGCFQMTNQELATAALNGIPIKVAIINNGALGMVRQWQTLFYNQRYSNTVLHSGPDARPVEEAPKGTRVPDFVKLAEAMGCVGIRCESPDRLDAVIEKANSINDRPVVVDFIVHEDAMVWPMVAAGTSNDEVMAARGVRPDFGDGDD; this is encoded by the coding sequence ATGACCGAGCAGGCCACCGGGGCCCCCCGCCCGCAGCCGCGGACCCGTACCGGCGGAGCACAGCCGCAGCCCGCCACCGTCGAGCACGTCACGGGAGCCCAGTCCCTCATCCGTTCTCTCGAGGAAGTCGGCGCCGACACGGTATTCGGCATTCCGGGGGGTGCCATCCTGCCCGCCTACGACCCGATGATGGACTCCTCGCGGGTGCGCCACGTCCTGGTCCGCCACGAGCAGGGCGCGGGTCACGCCGCCACCGGTTACGCCCAGGCCACCGGTAGGGTCGGCGTCTGCATGGCCACCTCCGGCCCCGGGGCCACCAACCTCGTCACGCCCATCGCCGACGCCCACATGGACTCCGTCCCGCTGGTGGCGATCACCGGTCAGGTGGCCTCCGGCTCGATCGGTACCGACGCCTTCCAGGAAGCCGACATCTGCGGCATCACCATGCCGGTCACCAAGCACAACTACCTGGTGACCGACCCGGCCGAGATCCCCCGGGTGATCGCCGAGGCGTTCCACATCGCCTCCACGGGCCGCCCGGGTCCGGTCCTGGTGGACATCGCCAAGGACGCCCTCCAGGCGCGGACGACGTTCTCCTGGCCTCCCGCCCACGAGCTGCCCGGCTACCGTCCGGTGACCAAGCCGCACGCCAAGCAGATCCGCGAGGCCGCCCGGCTGATCACCGAGGCCGCCCGCCCGGTGCTGTACGTCGGCGGCGGCGTCCTCAAGGCCGGCGCCACCACCGAGCTGAAGGTGCTCGCCGAGCTGACCGGCGCCCCCGTCACCACCACCCTGATGGCACTCGGCGCCTTCCCCGACAGTCACCCGCAGCACCTGGGCATGCCCGGCATGCACGGCACCGTGGCGGCCGTCACCGCCCTGCAGAAGGCCGACCTGATCGTCGCGCTCGGTGCCCGCTTCGACGACCGCGTCACCGGCAGGCTGGACTCCTTCGCGCCGTACGCCAAGGTCGTCCACGCCGACATCGACCCGGCCGAGATCGGCAAGAACCGCGCCGCCGACGTCCCCATCGTCGGTGACGCCCGTGAGGTCATCGCCGACCTGGTCGTGGCCGTCCGCGCCGAGCACGAGGCGGGCAACGTCGGCGACCACACCGAGTGGTGGCGGCAGCTGGACCGCTGGCGCGAGACCTACCCGCTGGGCTACGACCTGCCCGAGGACGGCTCCCTGTCCCCGCAGCAGGTCATCGAGCGCATCGGCGCCCTGGCCCCCGAGGGCACGGTCTTCGCCGCCGGCGTGGGACAGCACCAGATGTGGGCGGCCCACTTCATCCACTACGAGAGGCCCGCCACCTGGCTGAACTCCGGTGGTCTGGGCACCATGGGCTACGCCGTCCCGGCCGCCCTCGGCGCCAAGGCCGGCGTTCCGGACCGCACCGTCTGGGCGATCGACGGCGACGGCTGCTTCCAGATGACCAATCAGGAGTTGGCCACCGCGGCGCTCAACGGCATCCCGATCAAGGTCGCGATCATCAACAACGGCGCTCTGGGGATGGTCCGCCAGTGGCAGACCCTCTTCTACAACCAGCGCTACTCCAACACCGTGCTGCACAGCGGCCCCGACGCGCGGCCCGTCGAGGAGGCGCCCAAGGGCACCCGCGTCCCGGACTTCGTGAAGCTGGCGGAGGCCATGGGGTGCGTCGGCATCCGCTGCGAGTCCCCCGACCGGCTCGACGCGGTCATCGAGAAGGCCAACTCCATCAACGACCGCCCCG
- a CDS encoding 2-hydroxyacid dehydrogenase has protein sequence MERTDVWLPIRPEEIDGLPAPFRYVHWDGAEEFPADPTRCAFYVVPYLKGQAVAVRPLAHMSNVRVVQTLTAGVDHVEPAVPKLPPGTLLCNARGVHDASTAELALTLALASLRGVPEFVRAQDAGRWEPGFRPALADRTALIVGHGAIGAAIEERLLPFEPEAVHRVARTARDTPRGPVHTLADLPGLLPEADVVFVVTPLTEATRRLVDADFLARMKDGALLVNVSRGAVVDTAALLAELESGRLRAALDVTDPEPLPEGHPLWSAPGVLITPHVGGPTTAFLPRAKRLIRSQLRLFAAGRPPENVVATA, from the coding sequence ATGGAACGCACGGACGTCTGGCTGCCCATCCGGCCCGAGGAGATCGACGGTCTGCCCGCACCGTTCAGGTACGTCCACTGGGACGGGGCGGAGGAGTTCCCGGCGGACCCGACGCGCTGCGCCTTCTACGTCGTCCCCTACCTGAAGGGTCAGGCGGTCGCCGTACGGCCGCTCGCGCACATGTCGAACGTACGGGTGGTGCAGACGCTCACCGCGGGCGTCGACCACGTGGAGCCCGCCGTACCGAAGCTGCCCCCGGGCACCCTGTTGTGCAACGCCCGCGGCGTCCACGACGCCTCCACCGCCGAACTCGCCCTCACCCTGGCGCTCGCCTCCCTGCGCGGCGTGCCGGAGTTCGTGCGGGCCCAGGACGCCGGACGCTGGGAACCGGGCTTCCGCCCGGCCCTGGCCGACCGGACGGCGCTGATCGTCGGCCACGGCGCGATCGGCGCCGCCATCGAGGAACGGCTCCTGCCCTTCGAACCGGAGGCGGTCCACCGTGTCGCCCGCACCGCCCGCGACACGCCGCGCGGCCCGGTGCACACCCTGGCCGACCTGCCCGGACTGCTGCCCGAGGCGGACGTCGTCTTCGTCGTCACGCCGCTGACCGAAGCCACCCGCCGGCTGGTGGACGCGGACTTCCTGGCCCGGATGAAGGACGGGGCACTGCTGGTGAACGTCTCCCGCGGGGCCGTCGTGGACACCGCGGCGCTCCTGGCGGAACTGGAGTCCGGACGGCTGCGGGCGGCCCTGGACGTCACCGATCCCGAACCGCTGCCCGAGGGGCATCCGCTGTGGAGCGCGCCGGGTGTCCTGATCACGCCTCACGTCGGTGGTCCCACCACGGCGTTCCTACCGCGGGCCAAGCGGCTGATCCGCTCCCAGCTGAGGCTCTTCGCGGCGGGGAGGCCCCCGGAGAACGTCGTCGCCACGGCGTAG
- a CDS encoding PQQ-dependent sugar dehydrogenase, whose amino-acid sequence MLRSRSHRPRAAVASLAGLALLAAGCSGGDSDPAGSPSATTDRSSAASSPSPGASAAPAEGSAKVVDTVATDLESPWGLAPLPDGDLLVSSRDEATISRVDVDSGEVTELGTVPGVDPGGEGGLLGIAVSPDFAEDHHVYAYFTSASDNRIVRMLHDEDEEPGDRLGAPSTVLRGIPKGVIHNGGRIAFGPDRMLYAGTGDTGDESLAQDRDSLGGKILRMTPEGEPPDHGNPEADSVVYSWGHRNVQGLAWDAEKRLWASEFGQDTWDELNLIRPGGNYGWPEVEGEAGEEGFVDPVAQWKPAEASPSGIAVAEGSVWMAGLRGERLWRIPLKGEETVADPQAFLEGEYGRLRTVVSDGGDGLWLVTNETDSRGTPEEGDDRILKLEVR is encoded by the coding sequence ATGCTGCGAAGCCGTTCCCATCGTCCTCGGGCGGCCGTCGCCTCCCTGGCCGGTCTCGCCCTGCTCGCGGCGGGTTGTTCCGGCGGCGATTCCGATCCCGCCGGTTCCCCGAGCGCCACCACCGACCGGTCCTCCGCCGCCTCCTCCCCCTCCCCCGGCGCCTCGGCCGCGCCGGCCGAGGGCTCGGCGAAGGTGGTGGACACCGTCGCGACGGACCTGGAGTCGCCCTGGGGACTGGCGCCCCTGCCCGACGGCGACCTGCTGGTCTCCTCCCGGGACGAGGCAACGATCTCCCGGGTCGACGTCGACAGCGGGGAGGTGACCGAACTGGGCACGGTGCCCGGGGTGGACCCGGGTGGCGAGGGCGGCCTGCTGGGCATCGCCGTCTCGCCCGACTTCGCCGAGGACCACCACGTCTACGCGTACTTCACCAGCGCCTCCGACAACCGGATCGTGCGCATGCTCCACGACGAGGACGAGGAGCCGGGCGATCGGCTCGGCGCGCCCAGCACCGTCCTGAGGGGCATCCCCAAGGGGGTGATCCACAACGGCGGCCGGATCGCCTTCGGCCCCGACCGGATGCTCTACGCCGGCACCGGGGACACCGGCGACGAGAGCCTCGCCCAGGACAGGGACTCCCTCGGCGGCAAGATCCTGCGCATGACCCCGGAGGGCGAGCCGCCGGACCACGGCAACCCCGAGGCGGACTCCGTCGTCTACTCCTGGGGGCACCGCAACGTCCAGGGGCTGGCCTGGGACGCGGAGAAGCGGCTGTGGGCCTCGGAATTCGGCCAGGACACCTGGGACGAACTCAACCTGATCCGCCCCGGCGGCAACTACGGCTGGCCCGAGGTGGAGGGCGAGGCCGGCGAGGAGGGGTTCGTCGACCCCGTGGCCCAGTGGAAGCCGGCCGAGGCGTCCCCGAGCGGCATCGCCGTGGCCGAGGGGTCGGTGTGGATGGCGGGCCTGCGCGGCGAGCGGCTGTGGCGGATCCCCCTGAAGGGCGAGGAAACAGTGGCGGATCCGCAGGCGTTCCTGGAAGGTGAGTACGGGCGGTTGCGGACGGTCGTCTCCGACGGCGGCGACGGGCTGTGGCTGGTGACCAACGAGACCGACTCTCGCGGTACGCCCGAGGAGGGCGACGACCGCATCCTGAAGCTGGAGGTCCGCTGA